In the Diprion similis isolate iyDipSimi1 chromosome 2, iyDipSimi1.1, whole genome shotgun sequence genome, one interval contains:
- the LOC124416546 gene encoding uncharacterized protein LOC124416546 isoform X2 — protein MHPTAPRSSRSSVHSLAPSPTVAPSPCPSPSPSPSLALPIAQQQQQQHIIYGPITALQPCAAALHSPCVYPSNTQRGTSTPISVPQHAQGKSTKWHGKSNNKPLRSQYCHGQPGQSTHPSYAGKSLVVYDQTQAGTPVSTSSFLVSSSTFAHGQFPAEHYNNSSVALVPPPYFKPPEVQTFCLVQDRQTAPQHNSYYNISAANTCSRQTVNSTPGFQLPNIAPYTVTAIPNNQIPAALPVQSTQIFQTAPVGLVFGPPPREKYAANSALDVSTSAKYLRNKHPCSVANPKIPTIPRLQNEWPPSLAPTTNSSSSTAVATSVNAPALSSNNVAFDACKSPQDTSFQKLSISTPLKQAEDRYSDDSSVSFDFTIEAEKMVSALCNTASSNDLGGVCGKDEIRKSETSYFNGAGDNVGNKGTWFADLGIEYSLNGDGGSRAVGTQTQPNQAFAQQLPELIRKTAYWGCSEAESILNSVKYQNPKQAWLSNISSATRTAITKSSTCFPVFANDGTFVHDLISALLRVTNGWLILDNYLNKQHYPNLTDKFDDELTRCFQGWEGSTYELLRNVIQTFLKLDEASKSNFNLTSGPQSETQNGSFPGDVSLYTNSDVFCPTVSTASSQHRSDNNILSSTFPFQQPQESAYAVHYTRQPTGVQNFRYINTQQGLKETKPRSKWTLTESLVSAPEGTKSVPDVTLINNEAGLGGCKFRSKINSSSGKDTARQSLNAEFVDLRNKVMESNSDTVKQWNMNSDSRRKNDFLFRIKSTGEMEPVYKANSSTGLVSMYSTKTSDTAYDTGVSTKLYMQDSETVFRNATAVAEPAYIGKPSMLGESNFTRKFRRDNDHRSKSSKCMDKNSLARSGSGVETICLGKSSTDHLELATVPKNKMTLLSQIEPSATLGKGREEMAASLSAWFASMRTSNPALSASSTGNSENRLSENYKSPHSQDLSRSTIDLTRQLQMDPNRQLKTLQNMQSIQSAPWNACNLINSRNNVQQIEEYDSSEDVRVYMKPGSYNVPKKRHQRRPNRRVENPPVPRNPSGNITQNNSGSTQRLQFPAVPALPQPSLSLDNSPRILRRVNSSSSHDFSQDVTWKAACASAEILLEALAVKEGEIGASEVKETTTRMSPTPKCQDGGASASSYEASEDDSGSTCKLSTSGLQSKDTKMSKTNIKTDSWLIRTLNNASIKQRQEPDLDSSESFNSSIHEDELVTGNSGKKLDTSLSRSQEPRDEDQATDLAEGIVRATYSETVRRCASGNGTKESCRSRPPKATLANTSGTGNIMSARKCQRKELLSHKSRKSVVKGVAKQTDLAPSEESCVKIKLAKDEIPRLPVVKGQSKKKDAVSVHSGENGKNKGGDRGWSVWYSSRRRQSLSPLASRKLEEIHDTVWQMEEAEMFKYPPSSSLAIRSSTESSEDYYKVIKSPMFLETIDYKLKNKIYHKVEHVIRDFRRIIFNSRMYYKNDADRMARVEALSQKLDNLFDEHFTSWDFENITGSPRDGNGSPTPSRYKLPAQKATRSVNTKKSPSVHINLDNSGSVH, from the exons ATGCATCCAACTGCCCCACGATCCAGCCGATCATCAGTTCACTCCTTGGCTCCGTCTCCCACCGTAGCACCTTCGCCGTGTCCCTCACCATCGCCGTCGCCATCGTTAGCCCTTCCTATTgcccaacaacaacaacagcagcacaTCATCTACGGACCGATAACAGCATTGCAGCCTTGCGCCGCAGCTCTGCACTCCCCCTGTGTTTACCCCTCAAACACTCAGCGAGGGACCAGTACGCCGATATCGGTACCCCAACACGCCCAAg GTAAGAGCACGAAATGGCATGGaaaatctaacaataagcccCTGAGAAGCCAGTACTGCCACGGGCAACCAGGTCAATCTACGCATCCATCCTACGCTGGAAAATCGTTGGTGGTGTACGATCAGACGCAGGCTGGAACACCGGTATCGACCTCCTCGTTCCTAGTCTCATCGTCAACCTTCGCTCACGGCCAATTCCCAGCCGAACACTACAACAACTCAAGTGTTGCCCTTGTGCCTCCACCTTACTTCAAACCACCCGAGGTTCAGACCTTTTGCCTTGTCCAGGATCGGCAGACTGCTCCGCAGCACAACTCATACTACAATATTTCGGCCGCTAACACTTGCAGTCGCCAGACTgtcaactcgacccctggatTTCAGCTGCCAAATATCGCTCCGTACACTGTAACTGCGATTCCGAATAATCAGATTCCCGCAGCCCTCCCTGTCCAGTCaacacaaatatttcaaaccgcCCCTGTTGGCTTAGTCTTCGGTCCACCACCGCGAGAGAAATATGCGGCCAACTCGGCACTTGATGTATCAACTTCGGCAAAGTACTTGAGGAATAAACATCCATGCAGTGTAGCAAATCCGAAAATTCCGACAATTCCTCGACTGCAAAACGAGTGGCCACCATCTCTCGCTCCTACCACCAACTCCTCTTCTTCTACCGCCGTAGCTACCAGCGTCAATGCACCTGCCCTTTCCTCCAACAACGTCGCATTTGATGCCTGCAAAAGCCCACAAGACACTTCGTTCCAGAAGCTAAGTATCTCGACGCCGCTGAAGCAAGCTGAAGACCGTTACTCCGACGACTCTTCAGTCAGCTTTGACTTCACCATCGAGGCAGAAAAGATGGTGTCAGCTCTCTGCAATACCGCTTCGTCGAACGATCTTGGAGGTGTTTGTGGAAAGGACGAGATCCGGAAATCAGAAACAAGCTACTTCAACGGGGCCGGGGACAACGTGGGGAACAAAGGAACTTGGTTCGCTGACTTGGGGATCGAGTATTCCCTTAACGGAGATGGTGGTTCTCGAGCTGTCGGGACTCAGACGCAACCAAATCAGGCCTTCGCTCAGCAACTGCCCGAATTGATACGCAAGACTGCATATTGGGGCTGCAGTGAGGCCGAGTCGATATTGAACTCGGTTAAATACCAAAATCCGAAGCAAGCCTGGCTGTCGAATATCTCCTCAGCAACGAGGACCGCTATTACAAAGTCCTCCACCTGCTTCCCTGTCTTTGCAAATGACGGAACATTTGTCCATGACCTTATAAGCGCTCTGTTACGAGTAACCAATGGTTGGCTAATTCTggataattatttaaacaagCAGCACTATCCTAATTTAACGGACAAATTTGACGATGAACTTACTAGATGCTTTCAAGGCTGGGAAGGAAGCACTTACGAGCTGCTCAGAAACGTGATTCAGACCTTTCTTAAACTCGACGAAGCTagtaaatcaaatttcaacctGACATCTGGCCCACAATCTGAAACACAAAACGGTTCTTTTCCAGGAGACGTTTCCTTGTACACCAATTCCGACGTTTTCTGTCCCACTGTAAGTACCGCCAGCTCTCAACATCGTTCAGATAACAACATTCTATCTTCAACGTTCCCCTTTCAACAACCACAAGAGTCCGCTTACGCTGTACACTACACTCGGCAACCCACTGGAGTACAGAATTTTCGTTACATCAATACTCAACAAGGCCTAAAAGAGACAAAACCGCGCAGTAAGTGGACACTAACCGAGAGCTTGGTCTCGGCTCCAGAAGGTACGAAGTCGGTACCAGATGTTACTCTTATAAATAACGAAGCGGGTCTTGGTGGATGCAAATTTCggtcaaaaataaattcatcttCGGGAAAAGACACCGCACGACAGTCTCTGAACGCAGAATTTGTCGACCTGAGAAATAAAGTTATGGAAAGCAACTCTGACACCGTTAAACAATGGAACATGAACTCTGACTCCAGGAGGAAgaacgattttcttttcagaataaaatctaCTGGGGAAATGGAACCGGTTTATAAGGCGAATTCATCCACCGGACTTGTATCGATGTATTCAACGAAAACATCTGACACGGCATATGACACAGGCGTTTCAACAAAGCTATACATGCAAGATTCTGAGACAGTGTTTCGTAATGCCACTGCGGTAGCTGAGCCTGCTTACATCGGTAAACCGTCTATGCTAGGAGAATCCAATTTTACTAGAAAATTTCGCAGGGATAACGATCACCGAAGTAAATCTTCAAAGTGCatggataaaaattctttagcCAGATCAGGAAGCGGCGTCGAAACAATTTGCTTAGGAAAATCGTCAACCGATCATTTAGAATTGGCTACAGTGCCTAAAAACAAAATGACCCTGCTGAGTCAGATTGAACCAAGCGCGACTCTGGGCAAAGGACGCGAAGAAATGGCAGCCAGTCTGTCTGCTTGGTTTGCTAGCATGCGAACTTCGAATCCAGCACTATCTGCAAGCTCGACgggaaattctgaaaatcgtCTCTCAGAGAATTACAAGTCACCCCATTCTCAAGATCTATCACGGAGCACCATTGACCTGACCAGGCAACTTCAAATGGACCCTAACAGGCAACTGAAGACCCTGCAGAACATGCAGAGCATCCAAAGCGCGCCCTGGAACGCCTGCAACCTGATCAACAGTCGAAACAACGTTCAGCAAATCGAGGAGTACGACAGCTCGGAAGATGTCAGAGTGTACATGAAGCCAGGAAGCTACAATGTCCCGAAAAAACGACACCAACGACGTCCAAATAGACGCGTGGAGAATCCACCAGTTCCGAGAAATCCCAGCGGTAACATAACCCAAAACAATTCCGGGTCCACCCAAAGACTTCAGTTCCCAGCTGTGCCAGCCCTTCCACAGCCTTCACTTTCGCTAGATAACTCCCCTCGGATCTTACGCCGAGTAAACTCTTCATCATCGCATGATTTCTCTCAGGACGTTACTTGGAAGGCAGCTTGTGCTTCTGCCGAGATACTGCTGGAAGCGCTGGCTGTAAAAGAGGGTGAAATCGGCGCAAGTGAGGTCAAAGAAACCACCACTCGAATGAGCCCAACACCAAAGTGTCAGGACGGTGGAGCCTCAGCCTCCAGCTATGAGGCTTCGGAGGATGACTCGGGGTCAACGTGTAAGTTGTCCACTTCCGGCTTACAATCAAAGGACACCAAAATGAGTAAAACTAACATCAAGACGGACTCTTGGTTGATCAGAACTCTGAATAACGCCAGTATCAAACAGAGGCAAGAACCCGACTTGGACAGTTCAGAGTCTTTTAACAGCTCTATACACGAGGATGAATTGGTCACAGGGAACTCAGGAAAAAAGCTTGACACTAGTTTGAGTCGCAGTCAAGAACCTAGAGATGAAGACCAGGCCACGGACTTGGCCGAGGGGATTGTCAGGGCGACATACTCGGAGACGGTGCGACGCTGTGCCTCTGGTAACGGCACCAAGGAATCGTGCAGATCGCGACCTCCAAAAGCTACCCTAGCAAACACGTCGGGAACCGGTAATATCATGTCGGCTCGGAAATGTCAGCGCAAAGAGTTGCTGTCGCACAAATCGCGAAAATCAGTCGTAAAGGGAGTCGCAAAGCAAACAGATTTAGCTCCGAGCGAGGAGAGTTGCGTCAAGATAAAACTAGCTAAGGATGAAATTCCCCGATTGCCCGTGGTCAAAGGTCAATCGAAGAAGAAAGACGCGGTATCCGTACATTCTGGAGAGAATGGAAAGAACAAAGGTGGAGATCGTGGTTGGTCGGTTTGGTACAGCTCCCGAAGAAGACAAAGTCTCAGTCCGCTGGCATCGAGGAAGCTAGAGGAGATTCACGACACAGTCTGGCAGATGGAAGAGGCTGAAATGTTCAAGTATCCTCCGTCAAGTTCACTGGCGATTCGCTCTTCGACAGAATCG AGCGAAGATTATTACAAGGTCATAAAGAGCCCCATGTTCCTCGAAACAATCGACTACAAGCTCAAAAACAAAATCTATCATAAGGTGGAACACGTCATCAGAGATTTCAGAAGAATCATCTTCAACTCGAGGATGTATTACAAG AACGATGCCGATCGCATGGCGCGCGTTGAAGCATTGTCGCAAAAACTCGACAACCTCTTCGACGAACACTTTACAAGCtgggattttgaaaatataaccgGAAGCCCGCGGGATGGCAACGGATCGCCAACTCCATCTCGTTACAAATTGCCAGCACAGAAAGCAACGCGTTCCGTAAATACGAAAAAGAGTCCGTCGGTTCACATAAATCTAGATAACTCTGGCTCAGTACACTAA